In Synechococcus sp. KORDI-100, a single window of DNA contains:
- a CDS encoding tetratricopeptide repeat protein, producing MPRVTTAYAAALALFLPIGRPLLVGLTPVAGIGAGLLSTQTAYAQSAQDWFNSGIAKTNRGDYQGAIADFTKAIEMYPRSAAAYYNRGVAKDNLKDYRGAIADYTKAIEYNPNYAYAYSNRGTIKSELKDHLGAINDFTKAIEIDPDDAEYYINRGISLENAGNLKGACRDWKKAVDLGDTRPIEWVRNQC from the coding sequence ATGCCTCGCGTTACAACTGCCTATGCTGCGGCCTTGGCCTTGTTCTTGCCGATAGGACGCCCGTTGCTGGTAGGGCTGACTCCTGTTGCTGGAATTGGAGCAGGGTTGCTGTCAACGCAGACAGCCTATGCACAAAGTGCTCAGGACTGGTTCAATTCAGGGATCGCAAAAACGAATCGTGGAGATTATCAAGGGGCAATTGCTGATTTCACAAAAGCGATCGAGATGTATCCTCGATCTGCAGCTGCCTATTACAATCGCGGGGTTGCAAAAGACAATTTAAAAGATTATCGAGGCGCAATTGCTGATTACACAAAAGCGATAGAGTACAACCCTAACTATGCGTACGCCTATAGCAATCGTGGCACTATCAAGAGCGAATTGAAAGATCATCTAGGAGCTATTAATGACTTTACAAAGGCAATAGAAATCGATCCTGATGATGCAGAGTATTACATCAACCGCGGCATTTCTTTGGAAAATGCAGGTAATCTAAAAGGCGCCTGCCGAGATTGGAAAAAGGCAGTCGACCTTGGGGATACCAGGCCGATTGAATGGGTAAGAAATCAGTGCTGA
- a CDS encoding Nif11-like leader peptide family natural product precursor, producing MSEEQLKAFLEKLKADTSLQEKLNTTASAEAAIEIAKEAGFSINAEDIQSMQSGTVELSDHELEQVAGGCQVNSAKLSFPPYCEFPHVE from the coding sequence ATGTCAGAAGAGCAACTGAAAGCCTTCCTGGAGAAGCTCAAAGCAGACACCAGTCTTCAGGAGAAGCTCAATACAACAGCCTCAGCTGAAGCTGCTATTGAAATTGCCAAAGAAGCTGGGTTTTCAATTAACGCAGAAGATATTCAATCAATGCAATCTGGAACGGTAGAATTGTCAGATCATGAACTTGAACAAGTGGCGGGAGGATGCCAAGTAAATTCAGCGAAACTCAGCTTTCCTCCCTATTGCGAGTTCCCTCATGTCGAATAA
- a CDS encoding tetratricopeptide repeat protein: MPRVTTAFAAALALFLPIGHPLLVGLTPVAGIGAGLLSTQAAYAQSAQDWFDSGIEKAMSGDYQGAIADYTKAIEINPQYADAYINRGIAKHHLKDYKGAIADYTKAIEINPQYADAYHGRGLRRYELGDLSGAISDYTKAIKYNPDSAHAYISRGIAKSKLKDYQGAIVDYAKAIEIDPNDPVTHFNSGID, from the coding sequence ATGCCTCGCGTTACAACTGCCTTTGCTGCGGCCTTGGCCTTGTTCTTGCCGATAGGACACCCCTTGCTGGTAGGGCTGACTCCTGTTGCTGGAATTGGAGCAGGGTTGCTCTCGACGCAGGCAGCCTATGCACAAAGTGCTCAAGACTGGTTTGATTCAGGGATCGAAAAAGCAATGAGTGGAGATTATCAAGGAGCAATTGCTGATTACACGAAGGCAATTGAAATTAATCCTCAGTATGCGGATGCCTATATAAATCGAGGGATTGCCAAGCACCACTTAAAGGATTACAAAGGAGCAATTGCTGATTACACGAAGGCAATTGAAATTAACCCTCAGTATGCGGATGCCTATCACGGTCGTGGGTTGAGGAGATATGAATTAGGCGATTTAAGTGGGGCCATTTCTGATTACACAAAAGCAATTAAGTACAACCCTGATTCTGCTCATGCCTACATCAGTCGTGGCATTGCTAAGAGTAAATTAAAGGATTACCAAGGAGCTATTGTTGATTACGCTAAGGCAATAGAAATCGACCCTAATGATCCAGTCACCCACTTCAATAGTGGTATTGACTAG
- a CDS encoding TM2 domain-containing protein codes for MTGAITHGVKPAKQKEVAVLCWAAIFFGAAGIQRLYVGKVGSGLLYLFTFGVFGIGQLVDLFLISEMVDEYNRNRGYNLPGAYSSPLAQQQVVVNVGESIKSAISEIKGPQADDAASKSDEQAILKACVDKPITVALISVKTSIDPKRVKSLVEHLEAEGMLSTTITESGQIKYWIN; via the coding sequence ATGACTGGAGCAATTACTCACGGCGTCAAGCCTGCGAAACAAAAAGAAGTTGCCGTTCTTTGCTGGGCAGCTATTTTCTTTGGGGCAGCAGGTATTCAGCGGCTATATGTAGGAAAGGTTGGATCTGGATTGCTGTACCTGTTCACATTTGGGGTATTTGGGATTGGTCAACTCGTAGATCTATTTCTGATTTCAGAGATGGTCGACGAATACAACAGAAACCGTGGGTACAACCTGCCAGGTGCCTACTCTTCTCCATTGGCCCAGCAACAAGTTGTAGTCAATGTAGGCGAGAGTATCAAGTCAGCCATTTCAGAAATAAAAGGCCCCCAAGCTGACGATGCGGCTTCAAAAAGTGATGAACAAGCAATTCTCAAGGCTTGTGTTGACAAGCCTATTACAGTTGCATTGATCTCAGTAAAAACAAGCATCGATCCGAAGCGCGTTAAAAGCTTGGTAGAACACCTGGAGGCCGAGGGAATGTTGAGCACAACTATTACTGAATCTGGTCAAATCAAGTATTGGATTAATTGA
- a CDS encoding DUF1651 domain-containing protein, with amino-acid sequence MAVQTSPMPRYRPNPNDQPVSAGGKGWLVNSDQNKVVQFKPDTPTAHAEWVILRTFHWRPPDYPIPQTRRRMLRHNAIGELEMKLKSGEWKRGQPK; translated from the coding sequence ATGGCTGTCCAGACTTCACCGATGCCCCGGTACCGACCCAATCCCAACGATCAACCTGTGAGTGCAGGGGGTAAGGGTTGGCTTGTGAATTCCGATCAGAACAAAGTTGTTCAGTTCAAACCCGATACGCCAACGGCTCATGCGGAATGGGTGATCCTGAGGACGTTTCACTGGCGACCTCCTGATTACCCAATCCCGCAGACCCGGCGACGGATGCTGCGACATAACGCCATCGGGGAATTGGAGATGAAGCTGAAATCAGGCGAGTGGAAGCGTGGCCAACCCAAATAG
- a CDS encoding reprolysin-like metallopeptidase produces MLRRLFVGLLGTAVSIALLPARAKYCDNQPTARALIAPWNAADQEFLGGRTTIRYYFEMGRRPYQVVFGNAKGEIIPGSQWQIIKSDPFYKKEKNLGIKLIRATDRLISLDFREVQRAEDADLVIIGYCDKNDQKEGAVAQNAQGTQYFMILNGCRGIATGQEDPVWLFLHEFGHALGLEHPFSDEDGDCLYDNQPFSNASAHAGMTVMAYKPRPGRPPRFFTAYDIAVLQRIWGPE; encoded by the coding sequence ATGCTCCGCCGCCTCTTCGTCGGACTGCTGGGGACTGCGGTTTCTATCGCCCTACTGCCAGCTCGCGCTAAGTACTGCGACAACCAACCCACAGCTCGGGCTCTTATTGCCCCATGGAATGCTGCCGACCAGGAGTTCCTTGGAGGACGCACAACGATTCGCTACTACTTTGAAATGGGACGACGTCCCTATCAAGTGGTGTTCGGAAATGCAAAAGGAGAAATCATCCCCGGCTCCCAATGGCAAATCATCAAGTCGGATCCCTTCTATAAAAAAGAAAAAAACTTAGGCATCAAGCTGATCAGAGCCACTGATCGGTTGATCAGTCTTGATTTCAGGGAAGTTCAGCGTGCCGAAGATGCAGACTTAGTCATTATTGGATACTGCGATAAGAACGACCAAAAAGAGGGAGCTGTTGCTCAGAACGCTCAAGGGACCCAATACTTCATGATCTTGAATGGGTGTCGAGGAATAGCTACAGGGCAAGAAGATCCCGTATGGTTATTTCTGCATGAGTTTGGCCATGCCCTTGGCCTTGAACATCCCTTTTCAGATGAAGATGGGGATTGTCTTTATGACAATCAGCCCTTTTCAAATGCTTCTGCACACGCAGGGATGACGGTGATGGCGTATAAACCTAGGCCAGGTAGACCGCCTCGTTTTTTCACTGCTTACGATATTGCCGTACTTCAGAGAATCTGGGGCCCTGAATGA
- a CDS encoding DUF3764 family protein encodes MTETTVLDFRLSRSFEAYREHMNAPEQQAMFAEMGVRTFYIGVCQNDPERATVMFQGPENVLYEVFTNPQTKPIVEASGHVYDGTVITRWLA; translated from the coding sequence ATGACTGAAACCACCGTTCTTGATTTCCGGCTCAGCAGGTCTTTCGAGGCCTACCGCGAGCACATGAACGCACCGGAGCAGCAGGCGATGTTCGCCGAGATGGGCGTTCGCACGTTTTACATCGGCGTCTGTCAGAACGATCCCGAACGAGCAACCGTGATGTTTCAGGGGCCGGAGAACGTTCTCTATGAGGTGTTCACCAACCCTCAGACCAAGCCGATTGTCGAAGCTTCCGGCCACGTCTATGACGGCACCGTGATCACCCGTTGGCTGGCCTGA
- a CDS encoding SulP family inorganic anion transporter produces the protein MVSFTDLMPGLTALHRYRFRTDVSHDLFAGLSVAAVALPVSIAYAELAGLSPAVGLDAKVSFSTACSGWVKPSHP, from the coding sequence TTGGTCAGCTTCACTGACCTGATGCCTGGCTTGACGGCCCTGCATCGCTATCGCTTTCGAACCGATGTCAGTCATGACCTTTTCGCCGGCCTGTCCGTGGCAGCGGTCGCCCTACCGGTTTCGATTGCCTACGCCGAATTGGCGGGACTGAGTCCTGCGGTGGGACTGGACGCCAAAGTGAGTTTCTCAACCGCTTGCAGCGGATGGGTGAAACCATCACATCCGTGA
- a CDS encoding metal ABC transporter permease, whose translation MSWMLEPLSQPWMLRAFLVSAVVGGVCGLLSCYMTLKGWALMGDAVSHAVLPGVVLAYALGFPLSVGALVFGIGSVAAIGFVEQKSRVREDTVIGLVFTGFFALGLVLRSKTVSHIHLDHILFGHVLGIPLDDLWQTLGICLFVLVVLLLRRRDLMLFCFDPTHARSIGINTGQLHYTLLGLLSLAAVACLQTVGIILVVAMLVTPGATAYLLTDRFDRMTLLAVSSGVLSSVLGLFICYWTDSDPAGCIVLVQTAQFLLAFLLAPRHGVLRRHGNLSS comes from the coding sequence ATGTCCTGGATGTTGGAACCCCTCAGTCAACCATGGATGCTCAGGGCTTTCCTCGTCAGTGCGGTTGTTGGCGGCGTCTGTGGGTTGTTGTCCTGCTACATGACCCTCAAGGGTTGGGCCCTGATGGGGGACGCCGTCTCCCACGCGGTCCTGCCCGGAGTGGTGCTGGCCTACGCCCTTGGTTTTCCTCTCTCCGTGGGTGCTTTGGTGTTCGGCATCGGTTCAGTCGCGGCGATTGGATTCGTCGAGCAGAAATCACGGGTCAGGGAAGACACGGTGATCGGGCTTGTGTTCACAGGCTTCTTTGCCCTCGGATTGGTTTTGCGATCAAAAACAGTCAGCCACATTCATCTCGACCACATCCTGTTTGGACATGTGCTCGGAATTCCTCTGGATGATCTTTGGCAAACCCTGGGGATCTGCCTGTTCGTGTTGGTCGTGCTGTTGCTGCGGCGGCGGGATCTGATGCTGTTCTGTTTTGATCCCACCCATGCGCGATCGATTGGGATCAACACCGGCCAGTTGCACTACACCCTGCTCGGTCTGCTGTCTCTGGCGGCTGTGGCCTGCCTGCAAACCGTTGGAATCATTCTGGTGGTCGCCATGTTGGTGACCCCTGGTGCCACGGCCTATCTGCTGACGGATCGTTTTGACCGGATGACGCTGCTGGCCGTCTCCAGTGGTGTGTTGTCGAGTGTGTTGGGCTTGTTCATCTGTTATTGGACAGACAGTGATCCCGCCGGTTGCATCGTTCTGGTCCAGACCGCCCAGTTTCTGCTCGCGTTCCTGCTGGCCCCTCGCCACGGGGTGCTGCGGCGTCACGGCAATCTGAGCTCTTAA
- a CDS encoding DUF2939 domain-containing protein — MHGVPWLNHGLFVQGMVCGSGRFGRDMYLKTVAIVALGLVSGGVLATGSYWYASPYLAVNSIREAIAQKDGSRFNQYVDYPQVREDLKAYVITRLTEAATEESLDDPDGGLAALGTALVIPIANTLIDSYLTAEVVKGLIESSSSGAPKPQKTSANPFSVPDIQAEIAKGMEQFERQIKQMSGVEMAYVGMNQFLVSGRLEPGVKLGFEMTRQGLGNWTIAGLILPDVQQLQALALEDDALAEEELAIQPSPESLDGDRDEPQDSPFDTSETDEIESDGLALANADDQRRTGQSRGVNATSPDSSTCWFQMRRGGEEFTGFQCTVSSRVNANGNLVYDVIEPSGVKRAIVLWDDSSVEVFLRGQRYEGFWEVNAERDVQIQLPQGAMAFRRPG, encoded by the coding sequence ATGCACGGAGTCCCCTGGCTTAACCACGGATTGTTTGTCCAGGGTATGGTCTGCGGTTCCGGGAGATTCGGCCGCGACATGTATCTGAAAACCGTTGCGATTGTTGCCTTGGGACTGGTCTCTGGCGGCGTTTTGGCGACAGGTTCTTATTGGTATGCAAGCCCCTATCTGGCAGTGAATTCCATCCGGGAGGCCATCGCACAGAAGGATGGTTCTCGATTCAATCAATACGTCGACTATCCACAGGTTCGTGAGGACCTGAAGGCCTATGTCATTACCAGACTGACCGAGGCGGCCACTGAAGAATCGCTGGACGATCCAGACGGGGGTCTGGCGGCTCTGGGCACGGCTCTGGTGATACCGATTGCCAACACCCTGATCGATTCCTATCTCACCGCTGAGGTTGTGAAAGGCCTGATCGAGTCTTCGTCAAGCGGTGCACCAAAGCCACAGAAAACATCAGCCAATCCCTTCTCAGTTCCAGATATTCAGGCTGAAATCGCCAAAGGAATGGAGCAGTTTGAGAGGCAGATCAAACAGATGTCAGGTGTTGAGATGGCCTATGTGGGCATGAATCAGTTTCTGGTTTCAGGCCGTCTTGAGCCCGGCGTGAAGCTCGGATTTGAGATGACTCGCCAGGGGCTTGGCAACTGGACAATCGCAGGTTTGATCCTGCCGGACGTTCAACAGCTGCAAGCCCTTGCCCTTGAGGATGATGCTCTTGCGGAGGAGGAGCTGGCGATTCAACCCAGCCCGGAATCTCTTGATGGTGATCGCGATGAACCCCAGGATTCCCCTTTCGACACGTCCGAAACTGATGAGATCGAGTCCGATGGCCTTGCGCTCGCGAATGCCGACGATCAACGCAGGACGGGGCAATCACGCGGTGTGAATGCCACGTCTCCGGATTCGTCCACGTGCTGGTTCCAGATGCGACGCGGTGGCGAGGAGTTCACAGGCTTTCAGTGCACCGTTTCATCGAGAGTGAATGCCAACGGGAACCTGGTGTACGACGTGATTGAGCCCAGTGGGGTGAAGCGCGCGATTGTTCTCTGGGACGACTCGTCTGTGGAGGTTTTCCTTCGCGGTCAGCGTTACGAGGGTTTCTGGGAAGTGAATGCTGAACGGGATGTCCAGATTCAGCTGCCTCAGGGGGCCATGGCGTTCCGCAGGCCTGGGTGA
- a CDS encoding lysophospholipid acyltransferase family protein yields MPRASIQTARPALRRLPTRPSRVVQAVLQQLLPLVFLGQRLQLQNSTAAQRLVAEFLAQQNGERNLLIAFRHPSPRDPLVLADLFWSCVPRMAGRLGHPLPRRVSLRFLYDRGIPLWAGPVIGWLLQRSGGIAIHRGRLDRPALNQAREALAQGRQALVVAPEGATNNLSGEMAPLEPGVAQLAFWAAEDMARNQDPRSLHVIPVGIRYSWRRPNWTVLDARLQALEQHLGVQAVVPEDRRERLLCIGAALITALEQLERLKANPEQPLADRIENYRLHGLQKAESHFGLRASGTLQERCRRIEQAAWDRIYRENLEQLPPLERSLVDWEAREADLQLTRMRLVEHFTSVSGHYITDQPEFDRFAEMVQLVEEAIGWIEDRPWSGSPCFGPQRVELSVGEAIPVDQRRDDYRRDRRRAVQTLMSELDAELERLMRSTGTTPEIGEPP; encoded by the coding sequence ATGCCGCGCGCCTCGATCCAGACCGCCCGTCCCGCCTTGCGGCGGCTGCCCACCCGCCCCAGTCGCGTGGTACAGGCAGTGCTGCAGCAGCTCTTACCGCTGGTGTTCCTTGGTCAGCGGCTGCAGCTGCAGAACAGCACAGCAGCGCAACGGCTGGTAGCGGAGTTTCTTGCACAGCAGAACGGCGAACGCAATCTGCTGATTGCCTTTCGCCATCCCAGTCCTCGCGATCCACTGGTGCTCGCCGATCTGTTCTGGAGTTGCGTTCCCCGGATGGCCGGACGGCTTGGTCATCCCTTGCCACGCAGGGTGTCGCTTCGGTTTCTTTACGACCGTGGAATCCCCCTGTGGGCAGGACCGGTGATCGGCTGGTTACTGCAGCGCAGCGGCGGCATCGCCATCCACCGAGGTCGATTGGACCGACCGGCCCTGAACCAGGCACGGGAAGCCCTGGCGCAGGGACGCCAGGCCCTGGTGGTTGCACCGGAAGGAGCCACCAACAACCTCTCTGGGGAGATGGCGCCCCTGGAACCGGGTGTGGCCCAGCTCGCCTTCTGGGCCGCTGAGGACATGGCCAGGAACCAGGACCCGCGATCGCTGCATGTCATCCCCGTGGGGATTCGTTACAGCTGGCGACGTCCGAATTGGACGGTTCTCGATGCCCGGCTCCAAGCGCTCGAGCAGCACCTCGGGGTTCAGGCCGTCGTCCCGGAGGATCGCCGCGAACGGCTCCTCTGCATCGGCGCAGCGTTGATCACGGCGCTTGAACAGCTTGAACGCCTCAAGGCCAATCCCGAACAACCTCTGGCCGATCGAATTGAGAACTACCGCCTGCATGGCTTGCAGAAGGCAGAAAGTCACTTCGGCCTTCGTGCCAGTGGCACACTTCAGGAACGCTGCCGCCGGATCGAGCAGGCGGCCTGGGATCGGATCTATCGCGAGAATCTCGAGCAGTTGCCGCCCCTCGAACGCAGCCTGGTGGACTGGGAAGCTCGCGAGGCCGATCTTCAGCTCACTCGCATGCGGCTGGTGGAGCATTTCACCAGCGTGAGCGGTCACTACATCACCGATCAGCCGGAGTTCGATCGCTTCGCCGAGATGGTGCAGCTCGTGGAGGAGGCCATCGGCTGGATCGAAGACAGGCCCTGGAGCGGATCACCCTGCTTCGGTCCCCAACGGGTGGAGCTCAGTGTCGGCGAAGCGATCCCCGTCGATCAACGCCGCGATGACTACCGGCGCGATCGTCGCCGGGCTGTTCAGACACTCATGTCGGAACTGGACGCTGAACTGGAACGTCTGATGCGCTCCACTGGCACGACTCCAGAGATCGGGGAGCCACCCTGA
- a CDS encoding NfeD family protein, with translation MLITYVLCLIAGGVLIALALDSDGDLSGDGSGGNLTILFNTPFWSFGLFGFGFSGLLLTWLAPAGSWLPSGVVALVMGVAMGWVAACLLRLMARREADSLVRSEDLIGLEGLVTLDLTQHERGFVELQARGSLIRRPAVSVEGSITKGASVVVVDSDGHTLSVEPM, from the coding sequence ATGCTGATCACTTACGTGCTGTGCCTGATCGCAGGAGGCGTTCTCATTGCCCTGGCGCTTGATAGCGACGGAGACCTGAGCGGCGACGGCAGCGGCGGCAATCTGACGATTCTGTTCAATACTCCCTTCTGGTCGTTTGGGCTGTTCGGCTTTGGCTTCAGCGGCTTGCTGCTCACCTGGCTGGCTCCAGCAGGCAGCTGGCTGCCGTCCGGTGTGGTCGCCTTGGTGATGGGTGTGGCGATGGGATGGGTTGCTGCCTGTCTGCTCAGGCTGATGGCCCGCAGAGAGGCAGACAGTCTTGTGCGCAGTGAAGACCTGATCGGCCTTGAAGGCCTTGTCACGCTGGATCTCACACAACATGAGCGCGGTTTTGTCGAACTGCAGGCGCGAGGCAGCCTGATCCGCCGCCCGGCTGTCAGCGTCGAAGGCAGCATCACCAAAGGGGCCTCGGTCGTGGTTGTGGACAGCGACGGGCACACCCTCAGCGTTGAACCCATGTGA
- a CDS encoding flotillin family protein, producing the protein MIAGGAMAVFVGIAILTFICRWTIRICRPQEMLVVTGSKSRQGQQGMKGYRVVANGGWTFVKPILETARRMDATLLPVLVEVRNAYSNGGTPLNIQAIANVKVSTDPAVRNNAIERFLGRDPAEIVQVAKENLEGNLRSVLAQLTPEQVNEDRLRFAEQIAEEVGQDLRRLGLQLDTLKIQSVSDDVDYLNSISRRRVAQIVRDAEIAEAEAIGQAERVEAEMEEVAEVVRTEAETVVLEKENEVRTSVALMEKEARSEEERTEAAELEARAKAEQQLQQVRAELERLRLRAEEVLPAQASQKAKELRARGTAAATAEDVKASAQVNDLLTQVWDSAGSTAELVFLLQQIEMVLAQATRLPSQLHLKKVTALDGNDASSLAHLIALNHVVVRQFFVQVNEILGIDLLGTLTNTSKGDH; encoded by the coding sequence ATGATCGCCGGCGGAGCCATGGCCGTCTTCGTCGGCATCGCGATTCTCACGTTCATCTGTCGCTGGACGATTCGCATCTGCCGGCCCCAGGAGATGCTGGTCGTCACCGGTTCAAAATCACGCCAGGGCCAACAGGGCATGAAGGGTTACCGCGTCGTTGCCAACGGCGGATGGACCTTCGTCAAACCCATCCTTGAGACGGCACGTCGCATGGATGCCACTCTGCTTCCAGTCCTGGTGGAGGTTCGCAATGCCTACTCCAATGGCGGCACACCCCTGAACATTCAGGCGATCGCCAATGTGAAGGTGAGCACGGATCCGGCGGTCCGCAACAACGCGATCGAACGGTTCCTGGGGCGCGACCCCGCCGAGATCGTTCAGGTGGCCAAGGAGAACCTGGAGGGCAACCTCCGCAGTGTGCTGGCCCAGCTCACACCCGAACAGGTGAACGAAGACCGGCTTCGCTTCGCCGAACAGATCGCCGAGGAGGTGGGTCAGGATCTTCGACGTCTCGGTCTGCAGCTCGACACCCTCAAGATTCAGAGCGTCTCCGACGACGTGGATTATCTGAACTCGATCAGTCGCCGCCGCGTCGCACAGATTGTGAGAGATGCCGAAATCGCTGAAGCAGAAGCGATCGGACAGGCTGAACGGGTGGAAGCGGAGATGGAAGAGGTGGCGGAGGTGGTTCGCACCGAAGCCGAGACGGTTGTGCTGGAGAAAGAGAACGAGGTGCGCACCAGCGTTGCCCTGATGGAAAAAGAGGCTCGCTCCGAGGAGGAGCGCACCGAAGCCGCTGAACTGGAAGCCCGTGCCAAGGCAGAACAGCAGCTCCAGCAAGTGAGAGCGGAATTGGAACGGCTACGCCTCCGCGCTGAGGAAGTACTGCCCGCGCAGGCCAGTCAGAAGGCCAAGGAACTGCGAGCGCGAGGCACAGCCGCCGCCACCGCTGAAGACGTCAAAGCCAGCGCCCAGGTCAATGACCTGCTGACTCAGGTGTGGGACAGCGCCGGTAGCACGGCTGAGCTGGTGTTTCTGCTGCAACAGATCGAGATGGTGCTGGCCCAGGCGACCCGCCTGCCAAGCCAGCTGCATCTGAAGAAGGTCACGGCGCTCGATGGCAACGATGCCTCCTCCCTGGCTCACCTGATTGCGCTCAACCATGTGGTGGTGCGCCAGTTCTTTGTACAAGTGAACGAAATCCTCGGGATCGATCTGCTCGGAACCCTGACCAACACAAGCAAAGGAGATCACTGA
- a CDS encoding flotillin family protein: MFVAIGLTGAAGIWAFVVLLRQLYYICQPSEVLIFAGLKRTTGSGQRVGYRTVRGGSALRIPLLEEVMRLDLSNMIIDLRVDNAYSKGGIPLNVSGVANIKISGEEPGIHNAIERLIGKSQDDIRHIAKETLEGNLRGVMASLTPEQLNEDKLTFARTLLEEAEDDLQKLGLVLDTLQIQNISDDVRYLDSIGRKQLVELKRDSRIAEAEASSQSAVKQAENERITALRRLDKELAIATANAEKRKKDALTRREALVAEVQAEVGAELARAEAELPVQQERIKQVMQQLEADVIAPAESECETMVADAKGEAATIVEQGRSQAEGLQELVESLKRSGDDAKRLFLLQKLKPLLTMLSETVQPIEVEEVTLIGEREGQVNLSLATLLRQLQDSTGVRLLNNDSDAAAK, from the coding sequence ATGTTTGTCGCCATCGGACTGACGGGAGCTGCCGGAATCTGGGCCTTTGTGGTGCTCCTGCGTCAGCTGTATTACATCTGTCAGCCCAGCGAAGTGCTGATCTTCGCCGGTTTGAAACGCACAACCGGCTCCGGCCAACGCGTTGGATATCGAACCGTGCGTGGCGGCAGCGCCCTGCGGATTCCGCTGCTCGAAGAGGTCATGCGTCTCGACCTCAGCAACATGATCATCGACCTGCGGGTCGATAACGCCTACTCCAAAGGGGGGATCCCGCTCAACGTCTCGGGGGTGGCCAACATCAAGATCTCGGGGGAGGAACCTGGTATTCACAACGCCATCGAGCGGCTGATCGGCAAGTCCCAGGACGACATCCGACATATCGCCAAGGAAACACTGGAAGGCAACCTGAGAGGTGTGATGGCCAGCCTCACGCCGGAACAACTCAACGAGGACAAGCTGACCTTCGCCCGCACCTTGCTGGAGGAGGCCGAGGACGACCTGCAGAAACTGGGTTTGGTGCTCGACACCCTTCAGATTCAGAACATCTCCGATGACGTTCGCTACCTCGATTCCATTGGTCGCAAACAGCTGGTGGAGCTGAAACGGGACTCGCGCATCGCCGAAGCAGAAGCCTCCTCACAGTCTGCGGTGAAGCAGGCCGAAAACGAACGGATCACCGCCCTGCGACGCCTCGACAAGGAACTCGCCATCGCCACCGCCAATGCCGAGAAGCGCAAGAAGGATGCCCTGACCCGCCGGGAAGCACTGGTGGCGGAGGTCCAGGCCGAGGTGGGTGCGGAGCTGGCTCGTGCCGAGGCTGAGCTACCGGTTCAGCAGGAACGGATCAAACAGGTGATGCAGCAGCTGGAGGCGGACGTGATCGCTCCGGCGGAATCCGAATGCGAAACGATGGTGGCGGACGCCAAGGGCGAGGCGGCCACCATCGTTGAGCAGGGCCGCTCCCAGGCGGAAGGTCTCCAGGAGCTGGTGGAGTCGCTCAAGCGCTCCGGGGATGACGCCAAGCGCTTGTTCCTGCTCCAGAAACTGAAGCCGTTGCTCACCATGCTCAGTGAAACGGTGCAGCCGATTGAGGTGGAGGAGGTCACCCTGATTGGTGAACGGGAGGGCCAGGTGAACCTCTCTCTGGCCACCCTGTTGCGCCAGTTGCAGGACAGCACCGGTGTCCGGTTGCTGAACAACGACTCC